A section of the Prevotella melaninogenica genome encodes:
- the aroB gene encoding 3-dehydroquinate synthase — protein MRQNIIISKQFKSELATAISECEKDKIFVLVDETTHEKCWELIKDDFCLKQAQVITIGTTDSSKTLDTLASVWEALQQGGATRHSLLINLGGGMVTDLGGFAASTFKRGINFINIPTTLLAMVDASVGGKTGINFGGLKNEIGVFSEADVVLLNTEWLKTLDTENIRSGYAEMLKHGLIADEAMWAELINFNLAQPDLQQLSAMLGKSVRVKERIVQEDPHEKGIRKALNLGHTFGHAFESWSLEKSPILHGYAVAFGLIAELYLSVVKAGFPTERMRQTVNFIREYYGTLPITCNDYPKLIEFMHHDKKNRGHEINVTLLGGIGDIRINQSVSEDEVKEALDFVREG, from the coding sequence ATGAGACAGAATATTATTATATCAAAACAGTTCAAGAGTGAATTGGCAACAGCCATCTCAGAATGTGAGAAGGATAAAATCTTTGTACTCGTTGATGAAACGACACATGAGAAATGTTGGGAACTTATCAAAGACGATTTCTGTCTGAAGCAGGCACAAGTAATTACGATTGGTACGACTGATAGTAGTAAGACGCTTGACACATTGGCTTCTGTATGGGAAGCATTGCAGCAGGGAGGGGCTACACGCCACTCATTGTTGATAAACCTTGGTGGTGGTATGGTGACCGACCTTGGTGGTTTTGCTGCCTCAACCTTCAAGCGTGGAATCAACTTTATTAATATTCCAACGACGCTGCTTGCGATGGTAGATGCCAGTGTGGGCGGTAAGACGGGTATTAACTTCGGAGGATTGAAGAATGAGATTGGCGTGTTTAGTGAGGCTGATGTTGTTCTTCTTAATACCGAATGGCTCAAGACATTGGACACCGAAAACATCCGTAGTGGTTATGCTGAGATGTTGAAGCATGGCTTGATAGCTGATGAAGCCATGTGGGCAGAGTTGATAAACTTTAATCTTGCTCAGCCAGACTTGCAGCAATTGAGCGCAATGCTTGGTAAGAGTGTACGTGTAAAGGAGCGTATTGTTCAGGAAGATCCACATGAAAAGGGTATTAGAAAGGCATTAAATCTCGGACATACCTTTGGTCATGCGTTTGAGTCATGGTCATTAGAAAAAAGTCCAATCCTTCATGGTTATGCAGTAGCTTTCGGTTTGATAGCTGAGCTTTATCTGTCTGTTGTGAAGGCTGGTTTCCCAACAGAACGTATGCGCCAAACGGTCAACTTCATTCGTGAGTATTATGGCACATTACCTATTACATGTAATGACTATCCAAAGCTCATTGAGTTCATGCACCATGACAAGAAGAATCGTGGTCATGAAATCAATGTCACCCTTTTAGGGGGTATTGGTGATATCCGTATCAACCAGTCTGTTAGTGAGGATGAAGTTAAGGAAGCCCTTGACTTTGTGCGTGAGGGGTAA
- a CDS encoding DUF438 domain-containing protein yields the protein MANKMKDFLPAIEMEKMQAMLELEEKYETGQLSLEEAREVMKTKVGKIRPYHLAFIEQNMKSREDDECIRADMRKVIELVEGFMDYSRPDVPEDHPLSHYYKENDEMRRLLLAVEDLVQYPVVKNQWLELYDQIRQYPIHYQRKQNQLYPLLEKKGFDRPTTTMWNFDDIVRDEIKDSLRLLEAGDEEAFIAKQNELIAYARDLMEKEETILYPTSYALISAEEFEDMKSGDQEIGFAFFKVDTPSTPNTQQSAPQQGFAEDLQALLSKYGYSAGPQQELDVATGKLTLEQINLIYKHLPVDISFVDENELVKFYSDTDHRVFPRSKNVIGRQVSNCHPRKSVHIVEEIVEKFRSGEQDKAEFWINKPEVFIYIVYFAVRDAEGRFRGVLEMMQDCTHIRELTGSQTLLTWAGKEEESAANTTSSDNEGDDSSAAPSDAPIEITPDTRLKDLFAAYPNLKKELASRYPSFKMLNTPLGKLILKKATVRTASERSGLGEEKFINLIKECIKDA from the coding sequence ATGGCAAATAAGATGAAAGACTTTCTCCCAGCAATTGAGATGGAGAAAATGCAGGCAATGCTTGAGCTTGAAGAAAAGTATGAAACAGGACAGCTCTCATTAGAAGAAGCACGCGAAGTGATGAAGACAAAGGTCGGAAAGATTCGCCCTTATCACCTTGCTTTCATCGAACAGAATATGAAGTCGCGTGAGGACGACGAGTGTATCCGTGCCGACATGCGCAAGGTTATCGAACTTGTTGAGGGATTCATGGACTACAGCCGCCCTGATGTACCAGAGGACCATCCATTGTCACATTATTATAAAGAGAATGACGAGATGCGAAGATTGCTCCTTGCAGTGGAGGATCTTGTACAATATCCTGTCGTTAAGAACCAGTGGTTAGAACTCTACGACCAGATTCGTCAGTATCCTATCCACTATCAGCGTAAGCAGAATCAGCTCTACCCACTTTTAGAGAAGAAGGGATTTGACCGTCCAACCACAACAATGTGGAACTTTGATGACATCGTTCGTGATGAAATCAAGGATTCACTCCGTCTGTTAGAGGCTGGTGATGAGGAAGCATTCATTGCAAAACAAAATGAGCTTATCGCTTATGCACGCGACTTGATGGAAAAGGAGGAGACTATCCTCTACCCTACATCCTACGCCCTTATCTCTGCAGAGGAGTTTGAGGATATGAAGTCGGGCGACCAAGAGATTGGTTTTGCCTTCTTCAAAGTGGACACTCCATCAACACCTAACACCCAACAATCAGCACCACAACAAGGCTTTGCAGAAGACCTTCAGGCATTACTCAGCAAATATGGCTATTCTGCAGGACCACAGCAGGAGTTGGATGTAGCAACTGGTAAGCTGACCTTAGAGCAGATTAACCTTATTTATAAGCATCTGCCAGTAGACATCTCTTTCGTGGACGAAAACGAGTTGGTGAAGTTCTATTCAGATACCGACCATCGTGTCTTCCCAAGATCAAAGAATGTCATCGGACGACAAGTGTCTAACTGCCACCCACGTAAGAGCGTACACATCGTTGAGGAAATCGTAGAGAAATTCCGTAGTGGCGAACAAGATAAAGCCGAATTCTGGATTAACAAACCAGAAGTATTTATCTACATCGTTTACTTTGCTGTACGCGATGCAGAGGGTCGTTTCCGTGGTGTACTCGAGATGATGCAGGATTGTACACATATCCGTGAGTTGACTGGTTCACAGACCTTGCTGACATGGGCTGGAAAAGAAGAGGAAAGTGCAGCAAACACTACTTCTTCTGACAATGAGGGCGACGATTCATCTGCCGCTCCATCAGATGCTCCGATAGAGATAACTCCAGACACCCGTCTGAAAGACCTCTTTGCAGCCTATCCAAATCTGAAGAAAGAACTTGCTTCTCGCTATCCATCTTTCAAAATGCTAAATACCCCATTGGGTAAGTTAATTCTCAAAAAAGCTACTGTCCGCACCGCTTCAGAGCGTTCAGGCTTGGGCGAAGAGAAGTTTATCAATTTGATTAAGGAGTGCATTAAAGACGCCTAA
- a CDS encoding cation-translocating P-type ATPase, which yields MGQKKHYEGLTDTEVLESRSLHGSNVLTPRKKDPLWKQFLEKFEDPLIIVLLIAGFLSICIAFWEYWGLHNEDGAAVFFEPVGIFIAIFLATGIAFFFELKADKEFSILNQVNDEEEVEVIRNGNTTTVAKKDIVVGDIVIINTGAEIPADGRLLEATSLHVDESTLNGESVPAYKSTKEEEFEKDASYATNQVLRGTKVMEGHGVFKVEAVGDSTENGKVFEAAQIDDSVKTPLSEQLGGLSVLITKISYVFAGLIIVGRLMVFFHWSPIVWSLTVPTIIFFWLVIRKFGRWKWYVNTIVTVSYFCILIGSVIVFHNYLLPNQSMAGLLAHTLNTMMIAVTLIVVAVPEGLPMAVTLSLAYSMRRMMKTNNLVRKMHACETMGATTVICTDKTGTLTQNQMRIYQTDFYSLDNQTLDDSLAARLLKEGIAVNSTAALDYTDANNPKALGNPTEGALLLWLNEHRVPFQKLREDVQVIEELPFTTERKYMAVLVKSSLIEDKQILYVKGAPEIVYGLCKQTDYNVPKEEIERQLEGYQEQAMRTLGFAYQIIDGKAEVFKEGCVVADNLTFQGVVAISDPVRSDVPDAVRECMNAGIDVKIVTGDTSRTAKEIGRQIGLWTSHDGDKNIITGPEFAALSDDELDKRVKDLKIISRARPLDKKRLVESLQRCNEVVAVTGDGTNDAPALHAAHVGLSMGDGTSVAKEASDITIIDNSFSSIGKAVMWGRSLYQNIQRFLLFQLTVNVAACFLVLAGAFMGTESPLTVTQMLWVNLIMDTFAAMALASLPPSEKVMKDAPRDRNAFIINRSMGWNIIGVGGFFFVLLLVLLYIFEHADITALRDLLHLQLGKVNGLNPYELTLIFTIFVMTHFFYLFNARAFETGRSALHFKGCRGLLFIISIIFIGQIAMVELPILQKFFNIVKGGLSVEDWAIILIGSSLVLWVREAWHLLKSSNR from the coding sequence ATGGGGCAAAAAAAACATTATGAAGGTTTGACTGACACAGAGGTGTTGGAGAGTCGTAGTTTACATGGGAGTAATGTCTTAACTCCTCGAAAGAAGGATCCTCTTTGGAAGCAATTCTTAGAGAAGTTTGAAGATCCTCTTATTATTGTTCTGCTTATCGCAGGTTTTCTCTCTATCTGTATTGCTTTTTGGGAATATTGGGGGCTTCATAATGAAGATGGAGCTGCTGTTTTCTTTGAGCCGGTAGGTATTTTTATAGCTATCTTCTTGGCTACTGGTATTGCTTTCTTCTTTGAATTGAAGGCAGATAAAGAGTTTTCTATCCTCAATCAGGTGAACGATGAGGAGGAGGTTGAGGTGATTAGAAACGGGAATACAACAACGGTTGCTAAAAAGGATATTGTAGTCGGGGATATTGTTATCATCAATACGGGTGCAGAAATCCCGGCAGATGGTAGGTTGTTAGAGGCTACCTCGCTTCATGTTGATGAGTCGACACTGAATGGAGAGAGTGTTCCTGCTTATAAATCTACGAAAGAAGAGGAGTTCGAGAAGGATGCTTCTTATGCTACGAATCAGGTGCTTCGTGGAACAAAGGTGATGGAGGGACATGGCGTCTTTAAGGTCGAGGCTGTTGGTGATAGCACTGAGAATGGTAAGGTGTTTGAAGCTGCACAAATTGATGATAGTGTAAAAACTCCTCTTAGTGAACAGCTTGGTGGACTGAGTGTTCTCATTACCAAAATAAGTTATGTCTTTGCTGGTCTTATTATTGTTGGTAGGTTAATGGTGTTCTTCCATTGGAGTCCTATTGTATGGTCATTGACTGTTCCTACTATTATCTTCTTCTGGCTTGTTATTAGAAAGTTTGGCCGTTGGAAGTGGTATGTGAATACGATAGTCACTGTATCTTATTTTTGTATTTTGATAGGTAGTGTGATTGTATTTCACAATTATCTCTTACCCAATCAAAGTATGGCTGGATTACTTGCACATACGCTGAATACAATGATGATAGCCGTAACCCTGATTGTTGTTGCGGTGCCTGAGGGCTTGCCTATGGCTGTAACGCTGAGTTTGGCTTACAGTATGCGACGAATGATGAAGACAAATAATCTCGTACGTAAGATGCATGCTTGTGAGACGATGGGGGCTACAACGGTTATCTGTACGGATAAGACGGGTACGCTGACACAGAATCAGATGCGTATTTATCAAACTGATTTTTATTCTTTAGATAATCAGACGTTGGATGATAGTCTTGCTGCTCGTTTGTTGAAAGAGGGAATTGCTGTTAATTCTACTGCTGCATTAGATTATACGGATGCTAATAATCCTAAGGCTTTGGGTAACCCTACTGAAGGGGCTTTATTGCTTTGGCTGAATGAACATCGGGTTCCGTTTCAGAAGTTGAGAGAGGATGTACAAGTTATTGAGGAACTTCCTTTCACTACGGAGCGAAAGTATATGGCAGTACTTGTAAAATCTTCTTTGATAGAAGATAAACAGATTCTCTATGTAAAGGGTGCGCCTGAGATTGTTTATGGACTCTGTAAACAGACGGATTATAATGTGCCGAAAGAGGAGATTGAACGTCAGTTGGAAGGCTATCAGGAACAGGCTATGCGTACGCTGGGCTTTGCCTATCAGATTATAGATGGTAAGGCAGAGGTCTTTAAGGAGGGATGTGTTGTTGCAGATAACTTAACTTTCCAAGGTGTTGTTGCTATTAGTGACCCTGTGAGAAGTGATGTGCCTGATGCTGTTCGTGAATGTATGAACGCGGGTATTGATGTGAAGATTGTCACAGGTGATACCTCAAGGACAGCTAAGGAGATTGGTAGACAGATTGGGTTGTGGACAAGTCATGATGGTGATAAGAATATTATTACTGGTCCTGAATTTGCTGCTCTTTCTGATGATGAATTGGATAAACGTGTAAAGGATTTGAAGATTATTTCTCGTGCTCGTCCGTTGGATAAGAAGCGTCTTGTTGAATCGTTGCAGCGTTGCAATGAGGTTGTTGCCGTTACGGGTGATGGAACAAACGATGCGCCTGCACTCCATGCTGCTCATGTTGGACTTTCCATGGGTGATGGAACGTCTGTTGCTAAGGAGGCGTCGGACATTACGATTATTGATAATTCTTTTAGTAGTATTGGTAAGGCTGTGATGTGGGGTCGTTCGCTTTATCAGAATATTCAGCGTTTCTTACTTTTCCAGCTTACGGTGAATGTTGCAGCTTGTTTTCTTGTGCTTGCTGGTGCGTTTATGGGTACGGAGTCTCCATTAACGGTGACTCAGATGCTGTGGGTTAATCTTATCATGGATACCTTTGCGGCAATGGCGTTGGCTTCTTTGCCTCCATCTGAAAAGGTGATGAAGGATGCGCCACGTGATAGGAATGCCTTTATTATCAATCGTTCTATGGGCTGGAATATTATTGGTGTGGGTGGCTTCTTCTTTGTGCTATTGTTGGTATTGCTCTATATTTTTGAACATGCTGATATTACTGCATTGAGAGATTTACTCCATCTGCAGCTTGGTAAGGTTAATGGGCTTAATCCATACGAACTGACTTTGATTTTTACAATCTTTGTGATGACGCATTTCTTCTATCTGTTTAATGCACGTGCATTCGAAACAGGGCGGAGTGCGCTTCATTTTAAGGGCTGTCGTGGATTGCTCTTTATTATCTCAATTATCTTCATTGGACAGATTGCGATGGTGGAACTTCCTATTTTACAGAAATTCTTTAATATCGTTAAGGGTGGTTTGTCTGTTGAGGACTGGGCTATAATCTTGATAGGTTCTTCTCTGGTCTTATGGGTTAGAGAGGCTTGGCATCTGCTAAAATCGTCTAATCGATAA
- a CDS encoding BACON domain-containing protein, producing MKKIFNICLLLAVTAGFVACSDDNDAGSNYLRENTVKIVSSNLFFNAAAQKGGVKFTAPAGSSVSVSDSWATAQLQNDSVIVSVTNNPGVDSRSAVLTIKNGSDSTNLSILQSGSVFKYKGAKSYVMNDNATTLTLPYSKLGATPTLELADAADASAVTSIEDKDSAFVAHISANTTGEIRTISLILKNQQNRDTITVTQGSIDDLAGKTYSLYGYDLLKMTSSTTDISTLVTQIVGTLEKKSDTELTFNSSDTGMKMTLTFDPANVSLTLNAGEYVLSKRMNDTTYHYRTAIWDINHYSAFMKLIRQQTEAHRSGQVSDADFAKFQKVVPGIFNYYASNQLTMTAKMAYSKADKMVAGMLEDSGKNAAYIKSLTYLGPLGFPLNSFNGNAFAIYKYNQQGSQLYLNGPLFLLQPVMLFHPLSTSAKPAAFLKKR from the coding sequence ATGAAAAAGATATTTAATATTTGTCTTCTCCTTGCTGTTACTGCAGGCTTCGTTGCCTGCAGTGACGACAACGATGCTGGTAGTAATTACTTGCGTGAGAACACTGTGAAGATAGTAAGCTCAAACCTCTTCTTCAATGCTGCAGCACAGAAGGGTGGTGTAAAGTTTACCGCACCGGCTGGCTCATCAGTATCAGTCAGTGATTCATGGGCAACAGCTCAGTTGCAGAATGACTCTGTTATTGTTAGCGTAACCAATAACCCGGGTGTTGACAGTCGCTCTGCTGTGTTGACAATCAAGAATGGTAGTGATTCAACTAATCTGTCTATCTTGCAGTCAGGATCTGTATTCAAATACAAGGGTGCTAAGTCTTATGTTATGAATGACAATGCAACAACTCTCACCCTGCCTTATTCAAAGTTAGGTGCTACGCCAACATTGGAACTTGCTGATGCTGCAGATGCTTCTGCCGTGACATCTATTGAGGATAAAGACTCTGCTTTTGTGGCACACATTAGTGCAAACACAACAGGCGAGATTCGTACTATCTCACTCATTTTGAAGAATCAACAGAACCGTGATACTATCACTGTAACACAGGGTAGCATTGACGACCTTGCAGGTAAGACATATAGTCTTTATGGTTACGATCTTCTTAAGATGACATCATCTACAACTGATATTAGCACATTGGTTACACAGATTGTTGGTACACTTGAGAAGAAATCTGATACCGAGTTGACCTTTAATTCAAGTGACACGGGTATGAAGATGACGCTTACCTTTGACCCTGCTAACGTGTCATTGACATTGAATGCTGGTGAATATGTTCTTTCAAAGAGAATGAATGATACTACTTATCACTACAGAACTGCTATTTGGGACATCAATCATTATAGTGCATTCATGAAGCTTATTCGTCAGCAGACTGAAGCACATCGTTCTGGTCAGGTGAGTGATGCTGATTTTGCTAAATTCCAGAAGGTTGTTCCTGGTATTTTTAACTATTATGCATCAAATCAGTTGACAATGACAGCAAAAATGGCGTACTCAAAAGCAGATAAAATGGTTGCTGGTATGCTTGAGGATAGTGGTAAGAATGCTGCTTACATTAAGAGCTTAACGTATTTAGGACCTTTGGGTTTCCCTCTTAATTCATTTAATGGAAATGCCTTCGCGATTTATAAGTACAACCAGCAGGGAAGCCAGTTATACCTTAATGGTCCTCTGTTCCTGCTTCAGCCTGTGATGCTTTTCCATCCTTTAAGCACAAGTGCTAAGCCTGCAGCGTTCTTGAAGAAAAGATAA
- a CDS encoding DUF4738 domain-containing protein, producing the protein MTRKILCILSLGLILFGITACKQEKKSNDIITKIAPKPKVPSGPQPMTDFKYEKKIEWMGGTYTIRIHRYADKSLTIVSDEDGRKYYDNKFQVQILRQDGSSFYDRTLTKDDFREFTDNQYGKNGALLGFMFDRAEGNTLYFGASVGSPDPKSDEYIPLDVTIDNMSRMRINKATQLDTPTDQPEQPKSELEMAEEDGM; encoded by the coding sequence ATGACAAGAAAAATACTTTGCATATTAAGCTTAGGCTTGATACTTTTTGGTATCACAGCCTGCAAGCAAGAAAAGAAATCAAACGATATTATCACTAAGATAGCACCAAAGCCAAAGGTGCCAAGTGGTCCACAGCCAATGACCGATTTCAAGTATGAGAAGAAGATTGAATGGATGGGTGGTACTTACACTATTCGTATCCACCGTTACGCAGACAAGTCATTGACTATCGTTAGTGACGAAGACGGACGTAAATACTATGATAACAAGTTCCAAGTACAGATTTTACGTCAAGATGGTTCTTCTTTCTATGATCGTACACTTACGAAAGATGATTTCAGAGAGTTTACTGATAATCAATATGGTAAGAATGGTGCACTTTTAGGATTTATGTTCGACCGAGCAGAAGGTAACACGCTCTACTTTGGTGCAAGTGTTGGTTCGCCTGACCCAAAAAGCGATGAGTATATTCCATTAGATGTAACCATCGACAACATGAGCCGTATGCGTATCAACAAGGCTACCCAACTTGATACACCAACTGACCAACCAGAACAGCCAAAGAGCGAGTTGGAGATGGCGGAGGAAGATGGAATGTAA
- a CDS encoding TonB-dependent receptor domain-containing protein, with amino-acid sequence MVKRLLTFVLLLTGSISMLAQNRTITGSLYDGELKEKVPFAIVQLLKQDSSYVVGATSDEAGSFKITAPNNGRFILKASYVGYKTIFQNITIANEQDVSVGQLDFQVDSRTLKEVKVVASAPKVVVKADTFQYNASAYRVPEGSTIEALVKRLPGAEVSSDGTIKINGKEVKKILVDGKEFMVGDTKTAMKNLPTSIVQTIKAYDQKSDLTRVTGIDDGNESTVLDFGIKAGMNKGLFSNIDLGIGTHNRYSEKAMGAYFNNKFRMMGFASANNVNDMGFGGGPRGGFGGVRQGLNATKMVGLNMNYDNGNTLQWDGSVRWNHANGDLNTRVSSENFVAQQGSFGNRLAQEYTRTNSWDGRFRLEWRPDSVWNIMFRPNFRLTKSDGQVVSSSAAYNADPYETVDDPLSTASIAQLKSLGLMVNTQRNMTISYGNSTSLGAMLQVNRKLSSNGRNVTLRVDGNYSDSDSKTFSTQDIQYFQLQDALGNDSTYRAYRYNLMPTKSWDYALQATYSEPIAHKTYLQFSYQFKYGFSKSDRDTYDLSAMPSGTFGSLQPTYRSWDNYLGLLTNPLASYLDDNLSRYSEYRTYTHDMQVMMRMIRDKWKMNVGVMFQPQHSTYMQDYLGVHVDTARTVFNWSPTFDFRYKFSEQSNLRINYKGTITQPTMSQLLSIVDNTDPQNISVGNPGLKPAFTNNFRLFYNTYKQSHSQALMTFANFSTTRNAIGNSVTYDAITGARTIQPINVNGNWDADAGLMYNTSIDSAGVWNLHTFTRANFNRYISYLQLNRTSNLEKNITKSLTFGERLAASYRTSWLELELDGSVDYTRTKNNLQSVSNLRTWQFAYGGTLSLNLPWNMSISTDLHQNSRRGYSDASLNTNELLWNAQISQSMLKGNALTFSLQFYDILRQQSNLSRVINSMSRTDTEYNSINSYIMLRATYRLNLIGGKNAMPKPKDSPDFDRNGPGMGLREGGRKGFGGGRPSGPPPSGGGF; translated from the coding sequence ATGGTAAAAAGACTGTTGACATTCGTTCTACTGCTGACTGGTTCTATATCGATGCTGGCACAGAATCGAACAATTACGGGTTCACTCTATGATGGAGAGTTAAAAGAGAAAGTACCATTTGCTATTGTTCAGCTGTTGAAGCAGGACAGTAGCTATGTTGTCGGTGCCACATCAGACGAAGCAGGAAGCTTTAAGATTACGGCTCCAAACAATGGACGATTCATTTTGAAAGCCTCGTATGTAGGCTACAAGACTATTTTTCAAAACATTACGATTGCCAATGAGCAAGACGTATCAGTGGGACAGTTAGACTTCCAAGTAGACTCACGCACATTGAAAGAGGTCAAAGTTGTGGCAAGTGCACCGAAAGTTGTCGTAAAGGCAGACACCTTCCAGTACAATGCTTCGGCTTATCGTGTGCCAGAAGGTTCAACAATTGAAGCCCTTGTGAAGAGATTGCCCGGTGCAGAAGTATCGAGTGATGGAACCATTAAGATTAATGGTAAGGAAGTTAAGAAGATTCTTGTTGATGGAAAGGAGTTCATGGTGGGCGATACCAAGACCGCTATGAAGAATCTCCCAACTTCTATCGTACAAACCATTAAGGCTTACGATCAAAAGAGTGACTTGACTCGTGTGACCGGTATCGATGATGGTAACGAGTCTACTGTTCTCGACTTTGGTATCAAAGCGGGAATGAACAAGGGTTTATTCTCTAATATTGACCTCGGTATCGGTACGCATAACCGCTATTCAGAGAAGGCAATGGGTGCCTATTTCAATAATAAGTTCCGTATGATGGGCTTTGCATCAGCCAATAATGTCAACGACATGGGCTTCGGTGGTGGTCCACGTGGCGGTTTCGGTGGCGTACGTCAGGGATTGAACGCAACCAAGATGGTGGGTCTGAACATGAACTATGACAACGGAAACACCTTGCAGTGGGATGGTAGTGTGCGTTGGAACCACGCTAACGGCGACCTGAACACACGTGTATCAAGTGAGAACTTCGTAGCACAACAGGGTTCATTTGGCAACCGTCTCGCACAAGAATACACCAGAACAAACTCTTGGGATGGTCGTTTCCGCTTAGAGTGGCGTCCTGACTCTGTATGGAATATTATGTTCCGTCCTAACTTCAGACTCACTAAGAGTGACGGACAGGTGGTTAGTTCTTCTGCTGCCTATAACGCTGACCCATACGAAACAGTGGATGATCCATTGTCAACAGCCTCTATCGCACAGCTAAAATCACTGGGTTTGATGGTCAATACACAGCGTAACATGACGATAAGCTATGGTAATTCAACCTCATTGGGTGCTATGCTGCAGGTAAATCGCAAACTCTCAAGCAACGGACGAAACGTTACCTTGCGTGTAGATGGTAATTATAGTGACTCGGATTCAAAGACATTCTCAACGCAAGATATTCAGTATTTCCAGTTGCAAGATGCACTCGGAAATGACTCTACTTATCGTGCATATCGTTACAACCTTATGCCAACAAAGAGTTGGGACTATGCTTTGCAGGCAACTTATAGCGAGCCAATAGCCCACAAGACCTATCTGCAGTTCAGCTATCAGTTTAAGTATGGCTTCTCAAAGAGCGACCGTGACACCTACGATCTCTCTGCTATGCCATCAGGAACCTTCGGTAGTCTGCAGCCTACTTACCGTTCATGGGATAACTATCTCGGATTGCTTACCAATCCTTTGGCAAGCTATCTCGATGATAACCTGAGCCGTTACTCTGAGTATCGCACTTATACACACGACATGCAGGTGATGATGCGAATGATTCGTGACAAGTGGAAGATGAACGTGGGTGTGATGTTCCAGCCACAGCATTCTACTTATATGCAGGATTACCTTGGTGTACACGTTGACACAGCACGCACAGTATTCAACTGGAGTCCTACTTTCGACTTCCGTTACAAGTTCAGCGAGCAGAGCAATCTGCGTATCAACTATAAGGGTACTATCACTCAGCCTACGATGAGTCAGCTGCTGAGTATCGTTGACAATACTGACCCACAGAATATCTCTGTTGGTAACCCTGGACTGAAGCCAGCCTTCACCAATAACTTCCGCTTGTTCTATAACACTTACAAGCAGAGTCATTCGCAGGCATTGATGACCTTTGCCAACTTCTCTACAACACGAAATGCGATTGGCAACAGTGTGACTTACGATGCGATTACAGGTGCACGTACCATCCAGCCTATCAATGTAAATGGTAACTGGGATGCAGATGCGGGATTGATGTACAATACAAGTATCGACTCAGCTGGAGTATGGAACCTCCATACCTTCACACGTGCTAACTTCAATCGCTACATTAGCTATCTGCAACTTAACAGAACAAGCAACTTAGAGAAGAATATAACTAAGTCGTTGACCTTTGGAGAGCGACTTGCTGCCAGCTATCGCACCTCTTGGTTAGAATTGGAGTTAGATGGTTCGGTTGACTATACTCGCACTAAGAATAATCTTCAGAGCGTTAGCAACCTACGCACATGGCAGTTTGCCTACGGTGGTACGTTGAGTCTTAACCTCCCTTGGAACATGAGTATCTCGACCGACCTTCACCAGAACAGTCGTCGTGGATATAGCGACGCGTCATTGAACACTAATGAGCTGCTTTGGAATGCGCAAATATCACAGAGTATGTTGAAGGGTAATGCACTGACATTCAGTTTGCAGTTCTATGACATCTTACGTCAGCAGAGCAACCTCTCACGTGTCATCAACTCTATGAGTCGTACAGATACTGAATACAATAGTATTAACAGCTATATCATGCTGCGTGCAACCTACCGTTTGAACCTCATTGGTGGCAAAAACGCTATGCCTAAACCAAAGGATAGTCCAGACTTCGACCGCAATGGTCCCGGAATGGGTCTACGTGAAGGTGGAAGGAAAGGCTTTGGAGGTGGACGTCCTTCAGGTCCTCCACCATCAGGCGGTGGATTCTAA